A window of Pseudomonas denitrificans (nom. rej.) genomic DNA:
TGCAGGATCACGCCCTCGTGGCCTACCGCCCAGCCTTGGCTGGCACTGGGAAAGGCCAGCGCGGTCAGGTCCGAGCTCACCGGCACCTGTGCCTGGGTCCAGTGTTGGCCGTCGTCCGAATACAGGATGTGGCCACGCTGACCGGCGGCGACCAGGCGCTGGCCGGCCAGCACCAGGGCGTTGAGCGGTACGCGAGCGGCCAGCGGCGACTGCACGGCCGGCTGCGCCAGCGGCGGAACGAAGGTCGGCTGCGCCTGCACCTGGCCTGCCAGGACGGCCAGGCCGAGCGCCAGCGGCGCCGCGAAAGTGATTCTGAACATCGATTGCCCTCACATCGAATTCGCCTCGGCTGCCGGCCCGCTCATGGCAGGACGGCGGGAATGCCGAGGTTGGCAATAGCGAAAGGAGGCGTGTCCGCCTCCTTCACCATCCGGGCGCGGCGCGTGGCGACGAAAGGCTTGTGTCGCCACGCGGCCCGGGCCAGCGCTTAGATGCTGGTCTTGAAGGTGAAGTAGACGGCGCCGCGGTCCTCGAGCAGCGCCTGGCTGCCGTTGGGGGTGAGCGCCGCACCGCTGGCGTTCTTCGAGTAGTCGCCGAAGTAGTCGACGTACTTCAGGTCGAAGCGGTAGCGGCTGTACAGGTCCAGGCCCAGGCCCGCGGCGTAGCTGCCGGCGTCCTCGCTGCCGCCCAGGGCGACTGCCGAGTTGCCGTTCAGACCTACCGAGTAGCTGACCGGCATCGACAGGTCGCCGCCGGGGAACACCTGGTACCAGGTTGGCGTGAAGTTCACCGCCATGGTGTAGGCGTTGCGGTCGACGGCATCGATGTTGGTGGACACCGAACGGTACTTCGAGCTGCCCTTGAACAGGTTCATAGGGTCGGAGTTCACCGAGACCCAGTGGCTCCAGGTCAGTTCGGTGGCCCAGGTCGCGGAATCGAACAGCGGGTTGGAACTAATCGAGCCGAGGGCGTTGACCACACCGTGCAGGGTGTCACCACGGGCGCCGAGGATGTCGCCGTCGTCCGGCAGTGCCTTGGCGGAAGTGACCACCGCCGCACTGCTGGCCAGCGGCATGTTGTGACGGTAGTTCAGGTCCGCGCCGAAGCTGATGCCGGCCACCTCTTTCGACAGGCTGATGCCGTACATGTCGATGTCCGAGGCGTAGTTCATGAAGTACTGCGGCTGCTTGGCCTGCAGCAGAATGACCTGCGGGACGGTGTCGGAGAAGTTGCGTACGTAGAAGCCGAGAGTGCCGTCGAGCCATTCCGGGCTCCAGCGCGCCATCAGGCCCCAGTCGCCGACATCCTTGGGCTCGATGTCGTCGCCATGCGTGGCACGCAGTTTCGGGCTGAGGATGTAGGACTCGCCGCCCTGCAGATAGATGTCGGAGAAGCCCAGGTAGGAACCCGACTCCGGCACGCGCGTGGGGCGCCATTCGAGGAAATACTGCGCACCGAAGGACCACTCGGGCGTGGCCTGGAACTGCGCCGAAAGCTGCGTGCGCGGGATGTACAGTTCCTTCGCCTCGATACCCGGCAGGGCCAGCGCCTTGCCCTGGTCGAGCGGGGCCTGGCCATAGGAAATGCCATTGATCGCGCCGCTGCCCAGCAACGACTCGCCCCAGTTCACGGTATGCCGACCGGCACGCAGCTGCAGCGGCGAGTCACCCAGGTTGAAGGTGCCGAAGACGAAGGCGTCGAGGATCTCGCCCGACGGACCTTCGTAGTAGCGGTTGGCGTAGCGGCTCAGGCCCAGGGCCGGCTTGCCGTCGCTGCCCAGGTGGTTCGACGTCGCCAGGCTGTCGTTGTCCAGCCCACCGGAATAGGCGTCGTCGTACCAGAGCGCGGCACTCATGCGGGCACCGTACTTGTCCTTGTAGACCAGGTCGGACTCGCTGAGGATGTCCAGGCGGTTGTTGACGATGCTGTTCTTCTTGAAGTTGCGATCGCCGTCGTCGTAGTTCGGGTTCTTCAGGATCGGAGTGCTCTGGTTCTCGACCCGCTTGCCCAGGTTGTAGCGGAAGGTGTTGTCGAAGCGTAGCTTCAGATCGTCGTTACCGGTGTCGATCTCGACGGCATGCGCGGTGCTCCAACCCATTGCGCACACCATCAGGATGCTCGTGCTCAGCTTGTGTGGAACGGGTCGACTCTGCTTCATCTTGTTTTTCTTATTCGCCATGTTTTCCTCTCTCCCCTCGATTAACCAAGGCTCGGGCCGACGGCACCGAACCAGGAAGAAGCTCAATCAGTGATCGAGTGGGGCAAGGGTGCAGCGACGACCCGATTCTCTCCCCCCTATTAAATGGGGGCGTCCCCCCCTCCCTACCGGGCGAAACTCGTCACATGGCCGGCTTGCCAGCCCGCTTTGGAGGATCCGCAATGAACAAAGAGTTCGCCCCGCTTGCCGCCGATGACGCACTGTGCTTTCCCTGTGGCAGCCCGCCCGCCATCGGCGAGTGGTGTGAGGTGGCTCCGGGCGTGCACTGGACCTGCATGCCGCTGCCAATCTACGTTCCGACCATCAATCTGTGGCTGCTCGAAGACGGCCCTGGCGTCGCCGTGGTGGACACCGGAATCAACAGCAACGACACCCGCCAGGCCTGGGAGCGATTGTTCGACGGAGTACTACGTGGCAGGCCGGTGACTCGCGTGCTAGGAACGCATATGCACCTAGATCACATCGGTCTGGCTGGCTGGCTTGGCGAGCGCTTCGCCTGCCGTCTATGGATGACGCGCCTGGAGTACCTGCAATGCCGGATGCTTGCAGGCGATAGCGGCCGCGGCCCCTCCAAGGAAACCCAGGCGTTCCTCCAGCGCGCCGGCTGGAGCGAAGCCGCGCTTACGCTGAACCGGGAGCGCGCCAACACTTTCGGCCATATGCTCTGGCCGCTTCCGGAGAGCTTCCGCCGCGTGAGCGATGGCGAGCGCCTGCGTATTGGTGAGCACGAATGGGAAGTCGTGGTTGGGGCAGGCCATTCGCCGGAACACGCTTGTCTTTACGAAGCCAAACGCAAGCTGCTGATATCCGGCGACCAAGTGCTGCCGCAGATCTCCTCCAATATTTCGGTACATCCCGGCGAGCCGGATGCCGACCCCATCAGCGATTGGCTCGATTCTCTGGCCATGCTGCGCGAACGCGTCAGCGACGAGGTGCTGGTGCTACCGGCACATGGCGAACCCTTCCGCGGCCTGCATGCGCGCCTGGCCCAGCTGGAGTCCAGCCTGCAACGCGCGCTCGATCGGGTGCGTCGAGGACTGGATCGTCCACGGCGAGCGGTAGATGTCTTCGAGCTGCTCTTCGCCCGGCAGATCCCAGCCAACGACATCGGCCTGATGGGCCTCGCCACCGGCGAAAGCCTCGCGCATCTGAATCACCTGCAGCAGCGCGGCGAACTATGTACGGAAACCGATCAGCACGGCGTCGTCTGGTATCGATTGACTCCCCGGGTCACCGAATCGCTGGTTCGAGATAACGAACAAGGATGAGCAACCCCGAACCGGGGTCTCTCGACACCTCTGCCTACGCCCAGGCGATCCCGACGCGCCGCCCGATGACGATGCCACCGGCATTGCTCCAGGCGCTAAGGAAACTGTCTGCTGCAATAGAGCCTACCTAGGCCAACGAAAACGGCGCCTCGCGGCGCCGTCCGGGCGAAACAGCCCGCCCCCAGAACATCGGGATACAGGCCATTCAGGCCTGTGTCAGCGGGTGCCGCACTGGATATCGAGGGTCAGCGCGTTCAGGTAGGGGTTCTCGGCCACGTGACGGACCAACGCGGCGAACTCGCTCGGCTGCCCCATGCGCCGCGGGAACAGCAGACTGCTGACAATGCTCTCGGAGACCTTCGCCGGCATACCGGCCGACATGCCGGACTCGAACAGCCCCGGCGCCAACGTCACCACGCGGATGCCGTGCTCGGCCAGGTCGCGGGCGATCGGAAGGGTCATGCCGATCACCCCAGCCTTGCTCGCACTGTAGGCCGCCTGGCCCATTTGCCCTTCGCGGGCAGCGCCGGATGCGGTGTTGATGATCACCCCACGCTCGCCAGTGTCCTCGGGCTGGTTGCCGGTCATCGCTAGGGCAGCGTAGCGAATGATGTTGAAGGTGCCGGTCAAATTGACCGCCAGCACGCGGCTCCACAGGTCGCTGGGGAACGGCTGGCCCTTGGAGAGGGTTTTGCACGGGCCGAGGATGCCGGCGCAGTTGACCGCGACATGGATGGCGCCAAACTCGGCGACCACGGTGTCGATCGCCGACTTGACGCTCTCCTCGCTGGAAACGTCCACACCGATGCCGCGGACGCCCTCTCCCAGCGCCTCGTTCAGGCGAGCCTGGTCGAGATCCAGGCCCACCACACGTGCACCTGCAGTGGCCAACGCCCTGCAGGTGGCCAGCCCGAGCCCGGAAGCAGCCCCAGTGACGATCGCTACCTTGTTGTCCAGCTTCATGCGCTTGTTTCTCCTACGCTTACCCATTGAATGGGCGCCCAATGGGCGCGGATCAACGAGCATAAGCAGGGTGTTTTCGGCGTGTCCCCTCCCCTTGCGGACGCCTGTCAACGCCTCGGAAGTGCGCTGTGTTAGAGGTTCTTGACGCACTTTTGGCACTCCAGTACGGTCACTCGAATAGCCGTTTTCATGCCTGCCCGCGAATGCCGCCAAGTTCCGTTCGCGCTCCCGGCCACTAGTATTTCCAGGGAAAAAATGACAATTAATCCCGCCCGCCACCTGGCTTCGACCAAGTTTTCGCCGCCGCGCATCGGTACCAAGCACGTGCCGCGCAACAACTTGATCGCTCAGCTGGACCAGATGCACGAATGCCGGCTCGCGCTGATCACCGGCGCCGCCGGCTACGGCAAGACGACCCTGCTCGCGCAATGGCGTCAGGACCGCCTGAAGGCCGGCGCGGAAGTCGCCTGGATATCGCTGACGAGCGACGACAAGGGCTATGCTCCGTTCTGCACGGCGCTCATCGAGGCCCTGCGCCGCCTGGGCATCGCCCTGGACTTCGACCTGCTGCAGGAGGACGGCACGGCCTCGGCAATGGACGCCATGGTCGCCGCCGTTGTCGAGGGCGCGGAAAACCTGTCGAAGGAGCTCTACCTGATCCTCGACGACTACCACCACGTCGAGGTACCGCTGGCCCACAAGCTGATCCAGAAACTGCTCGACCATGGGCCGGGCAACCTGCACCTGGTGATCGCCTCTCGGGTCGCACCGCCGCTGAGCCTGTCGCGGCTGCGGGTGATGCAGCAGGTTGTGGAGATCGAGAGTGTCACCCTGCCGTTCGACGCCGCCGAAACCCGCGCCTTCATCGAGGAGAACCTGGGGCGAGACAAGCTCAACGCCGACGAACTGAGTCTGATCCATGAGCTGACCAGCGGCTGGCCGTCCTGCCTGCAGCTAATCGTGATCATGCTGAAGAACCGCCCGGATTCTCGCTCTATCCTCCACGACTTGGTCTGGCGTTCCAGCGACCTGCAGACCTACCTTAGCGAGGAAGTGGTGGAGCACTTACCGGCCGAACTCGTTGCGTTCGCCGAGGCGCTTTCGATCTTCCGCCGCTTCAACGCCCCCATGGCCAAAGCGGTCACTGAAAGCGAAGAGGCCGGCGGGCTGATCAAGCGCATGGAAGACGAAAACCTGCTGATCTACCGGGTCGACTCGGATGATCGCCTGCCCTGGTACCGCTTCCACCCGCTGTTCGGCGAATTTCTTACCAGCCGCCTGGCACGCCACGGTGGCGACCTGCAGCAGTTGCACCGGCGCGGCGCGCGCTGGTTTGCCGAGCATCGCTGCCTGACTGAGGCGCTACGCCACGCCAGCCTGGGCGAGGACATCGACTTCGCCACCCAGGTCATTGAGCGTTCCGCGCCAGCCACCTGGAGCCTGGAATACCTGAGCCCGACGCTGCACTTGCTGGAGCGCCTGCCAGAGGACGTGCTGTTCCGCCACCAGCGCCTGCTCTTCCTTGCCTGCCTGACTGTGTCACTGACATCCCGTCCGGCGCGGGCGAAGGCCTGGCTGCAGCATCTACAGAACAGCGACCTGCAAGCCCATCCGGACATCGCCAGCGGCATCCCGCTGATTCGTGGCGCAATCGCCGTGCAGGACGACGACACCGAGCTGGCCATTGAAGTGCTCGAACCGGTACGCGATGCCAGCCTGGAAAACCCATTCCTGCGCTATGTGCTGCTGCTCGCCCTGACGGTCGCCTACACAGCCGCCGGGCGCTACGCCGATGCCCGCCGCCTGCACGACCAATACCCCATTCCGCCGGAGGACCGCGGTAACGACACGGCGATGGTTGCCGAGTTCACCAACACCACCAACCTGATCGCCGCCGGCTATGTCCGCGAGTTTGCGACGGTCGCCTCGCAGTTGCTCGAACATGCCACCCGCGAGGGCGGCAGCCGCTCCATCTGCGCGAACCTGTGCGCCAGCGCCCTGACCGAGGCCTTCTACGAACTCGACCGCATCGACGACTCCCGCGAGACCATCGCCAACCGTTTCGGCCTGCTGCACTCCTCGGTGCCGGACGTGATAGTGCGCACCAACCTCACCCGCGTCCGCCTCGACTTGTTGCAAAAAGGCACCGAGGCTGCACTGAGCTTCCTCGAACAGCAGATCGCCCATCTGCGCTGCCTCGGCCAGGTCCGCCCTGTGGCCCACCTGGTGGCCGAACAGATTCGCGTGCTGCTGCTCAAGGGTAGCCGCAACCGCGCCGGCGAACTGCTGGAAACCCTCGATGACCTGGTGCGCCGGCACGCGAGCGAGCGTGGCGCCCGCGCCGAGTTGCCGGCGATCGCCGCGCTCGCCCGCGCCCGCTACCTGAAGGCAGAGGATTCAACACAGACGCTTGCCCAGCTGCAGATCGTCCGAGCGTATGCGCAAGCGTTCGACCGCGGCCGCCTGCTGACACTCGTCGAGCTGATCACCGCCTCCGCCCTGGACGACCTCAAGCGTCCAGAGGAAGCAATGCAGCACCTGCGCCAGGCGGTAACCGCCGGACAACGCTTCGGCCTAGTCCGGACCTTTATCGATGAAGGCGCGCTGTCGGAGAAGCTGCTCGCTCGCCTGGTCGAAGAACAGGCCGTCGAGGGTGAAGTGCTGGCCTACGCCGAGGAGCTGCTCGGCAAGCTCAACGATCCGTTCGCCGTCAACGCCAGCCAGCCGCGCACGCGCCGCGTCCAGCTGGCTAAGACCCAGGCGGTGCTGACCAAGCGCGAGATCGAGATCCTCGCTCTGGTGGCCCAGGCCATGTCGAGCAAACGCATCGCACTTACCCTGGACATCACCCTGGAAACGGTGAAGTGGAACCTGCGCAACATCTTCGCCAAGCTTGGCGTCTCCAGCCGCTACGACGCCATGGTCTGGGCGAAGAACCACAACCTAATCGACTAGCGCCGCCTCTCGCCTGCGTCGTGCCATGATGGGTGCGACGCTCCTGATGCCAATACGCCCAACCACGCTCGCATCCCCGTACCCCCCACTCCAATCAAATAGCGTCGAGGCTCCTGGCAACCGCTCTGCTGGCGGGCCACACGGCATGACCGTCCGATGTGGGATGAGCCAATAGACGAGGTGGCGAAGCGCAAGAGCATGACCTGGATGGCGCTGGGCCTGTCCCTCTTGTTGCAAACGGCAACGGTACGGGCGGCGTCAGCATCTGGCTGCCTAGCGCGCTTAGCACCCTAGCCGCCGTGCCGGCAGAACCGGGTTGGAGCTTTCTTTTAATCTACTACCACGCAAGTGCCGACATCGGTGCCGACCAGCCTGGAGGGCACCAGCGACCTCTTTGTCGCCTGCACGCTGAAATGGAACCGCGGCGTGCACAACTTCATGGTCTATAGCATGGGCAACTTGCCGGCCGGCGCCTACGACCCAAATCGCCTGGTCAACCTGGGGCTGGGCCATGCCTCACCGGGCGCCGGCGGCGGCTACACCTACTTCAACAAGGACAATGAGCTCTCCTTGGTGGCCGGCACGACCTACAAACGGGAAAACACCGACACGCACTATCAGAGCGGTATTGACGCCACCTAGACTGGAGCGCCTCGCACTTCGTCACCCCGCACACTCACCTCGGCTTGGTCGGCTACTTCTACCGTCAAGTCACCGGCGACTCCGGCCGCGGCGCGGTGCTCGGCGACTTCAAGTCCCAGGTCTGCGCCGTGGGGCCGCAGGTTGGGCACTTCCTCAAGGTATGCAAGGACAGCTGGTACGCAAACCTAAAGGTCTACTACGAGTTCGACGCCAACAACCGCGCGGAAGGCTGGAACGCCTAGAGAGAAGCAAAGATGTCCGCTATTGGTCGGTAGCGGCTCCCAGCGGCAGAAATCGGCTGTTGCAGTCGCTCACATCCTCA
This region includes:
- a CDS encoding DUF1302 domain-containing protein gives rise to the protein MGWSTAHAVEIDTGNDDLKLRFDNTFRYNLGKRVENQSTPILKNPNYDDGDRNFKKNSIVNNRLDILSESDLVYKDKYGARMSAALWYDDAYSGGLDNDSLATSNHLGSDGKPALGLSRYANRYYEGPSGEILDAFVFGTFNLGDSPLQLRAGRHTVNWGESLLGSGAINGISYGQAPLDQGKALALPGIEAKELYIPRTQLSAQFQATPEWSFGAQYFLEWRPTRVPESGSYLGFSDIYLQGGESYILSPKLRATHGDDIEPKDVGDWGLMARWSPEWLDGTLGFYVRNFSDTVPQVILLQAKQPQYFMNYASDIDMYGISLSKEVAGISFGADLNYRHNMPLASSAAVVTSAKALPDDGDILGARGDTLHGVVNALGSISSNPLFDSATWATELTWSHWVSVNSDPMNLFKGSSKYRSVSTNIDAVDRNAYTMAVNFTPTWYQVFPGGDLSMPVSYSVGLNGNSAVALGGSEDAGSYAAGLGLDLYSRYRFDLKYVDYFGDYSKNASGAALTPNGSQALLEDRGAVYFTFKTSI
- a CDS encoding MBL fold metallo-hydrolase produces the protein MNKEFAPLAADDALCFPCGSPPAIGEWCEVAPGVHWTCMPLPIYVPTINLWLLEDGPGVAVVDTGINSNDTRQAWERLFDGVLRGRPVTRVLGTHMHLDHIGLAGWLGERFACRLWMTRLEYLQCRMLAGDSGRGPSKETQAFLQRAGWSEAALTLNRERANTFGHMLWPLPESFRRVSDGERLRIGEHEWEVVVGAGHSPEHACLYEAKRKLLISGDQVLPQISSNISVHPGEPDADPISDWLDSLAMLRERVSDEVLVLPAHGEPFRGLHARLAQLESSLQRALDRVRRGLDRPRRAVDVFELLFARQIPANDIGLMGLATGESLAHLNHLQQRGELCTETDQHGVVWYRLTPRVTESLVRDNEQG
- a CDS encoding LuxR C-terminal-related transcriptional regulator; this encodes MTINPARHLASTKFSPPRIGTKHVPRNNLIAQLDQMHECRLALITGAAGYGKTTLLAQWRQDRLKAGAEVAWISLTSDDKGYAPFCTALIEALRRLGIALDFDLLQEDGTASAMDAMVAAVVEGAENLSKELYLILDDYHHVEVPLAHKLIQKLLDHGPGNLHLVIASRVAPPLSLSRLRVMQQVVEIESVTLPFDAAETRAFIEENLGRDKLNADELSLIHELTSGWPSCLQLIVIMLKNRPDSRSILHDLVWRSSDLQTYLSEEVVEHLPAELVAFAEALSIFRRFNAPMAKAVTESEEAGGLIKRMEDENLLIYRVDSDDRLPWYRFHPLFGEFLTSRLARHGGDLQQLHRRGARWFAEHRCLTEALRHASLGEDIDFATQVIERSAPATWSLEYLSPTLHLLERLPEDVLFRHQRLLFLACLTVSLTSRPARAKAWLQHLQNSDLQAHPDIASGIPLIRGAIAVQDDDTELAIEVLEPVRDASLENPFLRYVLLLALTVAYTAAGRYADARRLHDQYPIPPEDRGNDTAMVAEFTNTTNLIAAGYVREFATVASQLLEHATREGGSRSICANLCASALTEAFYELDRIDDSRETIANRFGLLHSSVPDVIVRTNLTRVRLDLLQKGTEAALSFLEQQIAHLRCLGQVRPVAHLVAEQIRVLLLKGSRNRAGELLETLDDLVRRHASERGARAELPAIAALARARYLKAEDSTQTLAQLQIVRAYAQAFDRGRLLTLVELITASALDDLKRPEEAMQHLRQAVTAGQRFGLVRTFIDEGALSEKLLARLVEEQAVEGEVLAYAEELLGKLNDPFAVNASQPRTRRVQLAKTQAVLTKREIEILALVAQAMSSKRIALTLDITLETVKWNLRNIFAKLGVSSRYDAMVWAKNHNLID
- a CDS encoding SDR family NAD(P)-dependent oxidoreductase, whose translation is MKLDNKVAIVTGAASGLGLATCRALATAGARVVGLDLDQARLNEALGEGVRGIGVDVSSEESVKSAIDTVVAEFGAIHVAVNCAGILGPCKTLSKGQPFPSDLWSRVLAVNLTGTFNIIRYAALAMTGNQPEDTGERGVIINTASGAAREGQMGQAAYSASKAGVIGMTLPIARDLAEHGIRVVTLAPGLFESGMSAGMPAKVSESIVSSLLFPRRMGQPSEFAALVRHVAENPYLNALTLDIQCGTR
- a CDS encoding transporter is translated as MPTSLEGTSDLFVACTLKWNRGVHNFMVYSMGNLPAGAYDPNRLVNLGLGHASPGAGGGYTYFNKDNELSLVAGTTYKRENTDTHYQSGIDAT
- a CDS encoding transporter, whose product is MVGYFYRQVTGDSGRGAVLGDFKSQVCAVGPQVGHFLKVCKDSWYANLKVYYEFDANNRAEGWNA